The sequence TAAAAAAGAACGAATTAATATAAAAATCAAATATTATTTTATTCTGCAAAGATAATTATTAAAAGAGAATTCTGTTTTTTTTTATATTAATTTTATAGCTAAATTAAACTTCGCAAGCTTATTTTTGACGAAACGTGTATAAATGTTGATGAAGCAGACACAAATAAGTTGTAGCTTTCCCCTCCTGAGAGGGGATTAAAACAAAAAACCTTTTACTAACAAATGAAAGAACTAAAATATCTTAACAAATACCTTCTCAGGAATAAATGGCGACTAATTCTTGGAATTGTATTTATTGTTATTGCTAATGTTTTCGCTCTTTTACCTGCTCAACTAATTGGGAAATCTTTCGATGTAGTTACAGAGTTAATAAAAAAGCCTCTTCCTTTTTCCGACCTCGACATATCTAATTTAAAGACCAAACTCTACTACTTTGGTTTAATTGTAATAGGAGCATCACTTGCAAAAGGATTTTTTACTTTCCTGATGAGGCAAACCATAATTATTGTTTCCCGATTCATTGAATACGACCTTAAAAATGAGATATACTCTAAATATCAGGTTCTTTCGTCTGATTTCTACAAAAAAAACAGAACAGGCGATTTAATGAGCAGGATTACTGAAGATGTCAGCCACGTGAGAATGTACTTGGGGCCGGCTCTTATGTATTCTTTCAACCTGATTTCTCTAATTATAATTGTTGTTTTTAATATGTTCAGAATCGACTGGGAACTTACTTTAATAGTACTTACTCCCCTGCCTCTTTTGGCCTACTCTGTATATAAAGTCAGCTATTTAATAAACAAAAAGAGTGAAACCGTACAGGTTTACCTGGCCAAGGTATCAACATTTGTGCAGGAATCTTTTTCAGGTATCAGAATCTTAAAATCATACGGCATTGAAAACAACAGTAATATAGAATTCAATGATTTATCGGAAGCATACCGAATAAAAAGTCTATCCTTAACAAAAGTAAATGCAGCATTCTTCCCCACCCTGATACTTTTAATCAGCATTAGCTCTACACTGACAATATATTACGGGGGAGTTAAGGTTATAAATAATGAGATAACTCCCGGAGTTATTGCAGAATTCCTTATTTACATCAATATGCTTACCTGGCCTGTTGCAACAATCGGCTGGGTAACATCAGTAGTTCAAAGAGCCGAAGCATCGCAAAAAAGGCTAAATGAGTTTTTAAACTCTGATAACATCATCAAAAACCACGTTAACTACAATACCGAGATAAAGGGAAATATTGAGTTCAACAACGTATCATATACCTATCCCGAAAGCGGAATTAAAGCTTTAAAAAATATTAATTTTTCGGTTGAAAAAGGCCAAACTCTGGCAATAATGGGACTTACCGGCTCC is a genomic window of Bacteroidota bacterium containing:
- a CDS encoding ABC transporter ATP-binding protein, whose protein sequence is MKELKYLNKYLLRNKWRLILGIVFIVIANVFALLPAQLIGKSFDVVTELIKKPLPFSDLDISNLKTKLYYFGLIVIGASLAKGFFTFLMRQTIIIVSRFIEYDLKNEIYSKYQVLSSDFYKKNRTGDLMSRITEDVSHVRMYLGPALMYSFNLISLIIIVVFNMFRIDWELTLIVLTPLPLLAYSVYKVSYLINKKSETVQVYLAKVSTFVQESFSGIRILKSYGIENNSNIEFNDLSEAYRIKSLSLTKVNAAFFPTLILLISISSTLTIYYGGVKVINNEITPGVIAEFLIYINMLTWPVATIGWVTSVVQRAEASQKRLNEFLNSDNIIKNHVNYNTEIKGNIEFNNVSYTYPESGIKALKNINFSVEKGQTLAIMGLTGSGKSTIANLISRLIEANSGEILFDHLHINSINIADLRKSIGYITQESFLFSDTVSNNIAFAATNASQEEIIKIAKIVDIHSEIINFPNGYDTKIGERGVTLSGGQKQRISIARALLARPKILIFDDCFSAIDSSTESKILHNLKLLPYKTTIVFITHRISTAKNSDKIIILNKGEISEQGTHSQLITINGFYTKLLHSQQ